The region AAAGCCGGGTCCTCTGGTCCCGGATGGTTACTTCACAAGGCAATTCTTTTTAGGAGGATATCATGAGCATTTCGCCGGAAAAGGAAAAGGCGGTCGAGACCGCTATGGTTCAGATAGAACGTCAGTACGGCAAAGGTTCTATCATGAAGCTTGGCAGCAGTCCGATTGTGGATGTGCCGGTAATAGCTACCGGTTCTCTGGCACTGGACAAAGCGCTGGGCATAGGGGGCCTTCCCCGGGGCAGGGTCATCGAGATTTTCGGGCCCGAATCATCCGGCAAGACCACACTGGCACTTCATGCTGTGGCCGAAGCCCAGAAACAGGGCGGTATTGTTGCTTTTATCGATGCCGAGCATGCCCTGGATATTTCGTATGCCAAAAGATTAGGCGTCGATTGTAAGGAACTTTTGGTTGCTCAACCCGATACCGGCGAACAGGCTCTTGAAATTGCCGATATGCTGGTCAGAAGCGGTGCCATGGATGTCATCGTTATCGACTCGGTTGCGGCGCTGGTTCCCAGGGCCGAAATCGAAGGCGAGATGGGAGATTCCCACATGGGGCTTCAGGCCAGGCTGATGTCCCAGGCCTTGCGCAAGTTGGCCGGAACCATCAGCAAAACCATGACCGCGGTTATTTTCATTAACCAGATTCGCATGAAAATCGGTGTGGTATTCGGGAATCCGGAGACGACGACCGGCGGGAATGCGCTTAAATTCTATTCTTCGATCAGGCTCGATATCCGCCGGACCGGTTCAATCAAAGAAGGCCAGGAGATTGTGGGAAATCGGACCAAGGTGCGCGTTGTCAAAAATAAAATGGCCCCGCCGTTTACCGAAGCTGAGTTCGATATTATTTATACTGAAGGCA is a window of Candidatus Desulfatibia profunda DNA encoding:
- the recA gene encoding recombinase RecA; translated protein: MSISPEKEKAVETAMVQIERQYGKGSIMKLGSSPIVDVPVIATGSLALDKALGIGGLPRGRVIEIFGPESSGKTTLALHAVAEAQKQGGIVAFIDAEHALDISYAKRLGVDCKELLVAQPDTGEQALEIADMLVRSGAMDVIVIDSVAALVPRAEIEGEMGDSHMGLQARLMSQALRKLAGTISKTMTAVIFINQIRMKIGVVFGNPETTTGGNALKFYSSIRLDIRRTGSIKEGQEIVGNRTKVRVVKNKMAPPFTEAEFDIIYTEGISQTGDLLDVGVDAGIIEKSGSWYSFKGERIGQGRQNAIRFLKENPDIRDTALSQVREALGLLKRKEPKEQDDK